The following are from one region of the Noviherbaspirillum sedimenti genome:
- a CDS encoding TadE/TadG family type IV pilus assembly protein: MRTFHLPPDSQRGAAAVEFAIVCLLFFTILFAILEFGRMLYVYNTMQEVTRRAARAAVVRWIDQTASIKSIALFGGTSIPAGAEVTADKINIAYLNKAGAVAAPLPVDPGDNLSACGDALRTAECIYTVRVSIDGVAYSPMVSLFSFLNIALPTSVVTMHAESLGFESN; this comes from the coding sequence ATGCGAACCTTCCATCTGCCACCCGATAGTCAACGCGGCGCTGCTGCCGTCGAATTTGCGATTGTCTGCCTGCTGTTTTTCACCATCCTGTTCGCGATTCTTGAATTCGGTCGGATGCTCTACGTCTATAACACGATGCAGGAAGTGACCCGGCGCGCCGCGCGGGCAGCGGTCGTGCGCTGGATCGACCAGACGGCCTCCATCAAATCGATCGCCTTGTTCGGCGGCACATCGATTCCTGCTGGCGCCGAAGTGACAGCAGACAAAATCAATATTGCCTACTTGAATAAGGCTGGCGCTGTGGCCGCCCCGTTACCAGTCGACCCGGGCGACAACCTGTCAGCCTGCGGAGATGCTTTACGAACAGCCGAGTGCATCTACACCGTGCGCGTTTCCATCGACGGCGTGGCTTACAGTCCGATGGTCAGTCTGTTCAGTTTTCTGAACATCGCGCTGCCGACATCGGTTGTCACCATGCATGCAGAGAGCCTTGGATTTGAATCTAACTAA
- a CDS encoding AAA family ATPase: protein MNDKHLAEIARLLRERNPSDQVDIVSGTLEKLAGNVDLAPPDVLVLDQPSVEDGDLERLERLIHSYPRMAPILLCQQHSPEFLLRAMRAGVREVLPSPVSSSNLFPAIARIEEKLDSRSQANGKVLAFISCKGGSGATFLATNLGYALATLEKKRVALIDLNLRFGDASLFVSDQKPVATLSDVAQQIHRLDPSFLASSMLNVTPNYGVLAAPEDPAHANDVKPEHVDAILKLARRQYDFILLDIGRSLDAVSVRALDQADMIFPILQTTLPYIRDGKRLLEVFRSLDYRKDKIHLIVNRYEKSGEIRLRDLQTAYGASIFRTLPNHYEAAAASVNQGVPILKLARSSPISKSLQEFSRSLAGDATEASQGWSPGWFSRVFQHA, encoded by the coding sequence ATGAATGACAAACACCTTGCGGAGATAGCCAGGCTGCTCCGCGAGCGCAACCCGTCCGATCAGGTGGACATCGTTTCCGGCACGCTGGAAAAGCTGGCCGGGAACGTCGATCTCGCGCCGCCGGATGTGCTGGTGCTCGACCAGCCGTCGGTAGAGGACGGCGACCTGGAGCGGCTGGAACGATTGATTCATTCGTATCCGCGCATGGCTCCCATTCTTCTTTGCCAGCAGCACTCGCCCGAGTTTCTTCTCCGGGCCATGCGCGCCGGCGTGCGCGAGGTGTTGCCCTCTCCGGTGAGCTCCAGTAACCTGTTTCCCGCCATTGCCCGCATCGAGGAAAAGCTCGACAGCCGTTCGCAGGCCAACGGCAAGGTTCTAGCATTCATTTCCTGCAAGGGCGGCAGCGGCGCGACCTTCCTCGCCACCAACCTGGGGTATGCGCTGGCGACGCTGGAAAAAAAGCGCGTTGCCCTGATCGACCTGAATTTGCGGTTCGGCGACGCATCGCTGTTCGTGTCCGATCAAAAACCGGTGGCGACCCTGTCCGACGTGGCCCAGCAAATCCATCGGCTGGATCCTTCATTCCTTGCATCGAGCATGCTCAACGTAACGCCGAACTATGGCGTGCTGGCCGCCCCGGAAGACCCGGCGCATGCGAACGACGTCAAGCCGGAGCATGTCGATGCGATCCTCAAGCTGGCCCGGCGCCAATACGACTTCATCCTGCTTGATATCGGTCGCAGCCTGGACGCGGTCAGCGTTCGCGCGCTGGACCAGGCCGACATGATTTTTCCGATCCTGCAGACCACGCTGCCGTATATCCGCGATGGCAAGCGGCTTTTGGAGGTGTTCCGTTCCCTGGATTATCGCAAGGACAAGATTCATCTGATCGTGAACCGCTATGAAAAGAGCGGCGAAATCCGGCTGCGGGATCTGCAAACTGCTTACGGCGCCAGCATCTTCAGGACCCTGCCCAACCACTATGAAGCAGCGGCGGCTTCGGTCAACCAGGGAGTGCCGATATTGAAGCTTGCCAGGAGCAGCCCGATTTCAAAGTCCCTTCAGGAGTTTTCCCGGTCGCTGGCGGGAGACGCCACCGAGGCATCACAGGGTTGGTCACCGGGTTGGTTTTCGCGGGTTTTTCAACACGCTTGA
- a CDS encoding CpaF family protein codes for MKAESLSIRDRLGNGNANGHAQFAGHRPGGIDNRAYQALKHRIHQTLLDRVDLESMQRLSQEQIRDELRMLVERLLEEEIVVINDIERKNLTRDIQNEMLGFGPLETLLADPSVSDILVNTCKQVYVERRGKLELTDVTFTDDAHLMKIIDKIVSRVGRRIDESSPMVDARLPDGSRVNAIIPPLAIDGPIMSIRRFSAEPLRLADLVEYKSLTADMAEILQGLGKAKLNILISGGTGSGKTTMLNVISGFIGASERIVTVEDAAELQLQQPHIVRLETRPPNIEGKGEVTQRALVRNALRMRPDRIILGEVRGGEALDMLQAMNTGHEGSMATIHANTPRDALTRLENMISMAAASLPTKAMRQQISSAISVVVQVARLTDGKRKVISIQEITGMEGEVITMQEIFSFRQTGLGENGAVVGHFCSSGVRPRFLERLRTFGIAVSETLFDPTKQYH; via the coding sequence ATGAAAGCAGAGAGCCTATCAATCAGAGACCGTCTGGGGAACGGCAATGCCAACGGCCATGCACAATTCGCAGGCCACCGCCCGGGCGGCATTGACAACCGCGCTTACCAGGCACTGAAGCACCGTATCCATCAAACCCTGCTTGATCGGGTTGACCTGGAAAGCATGCAGCGTCTTTCCCAAGAGCAGATTCGGGACGAACTCAGGATGCTGGTTGAACGCCTGCTCGAAGAGGAAATCGTCGTCATCAACGACATCGAGCGAAAAAACCTGACCCGCGACATCCAGAACGAGATGCTAGGTTTCGGCCCGCTGGAAACGCTGCTGGCCGATCCGTCCGTGTCCGACATACTGGTCAATACTTGCAAGCAGGTCTATGTGGAGCGGCGCGGCAAACTGGAACTGACCGACGTCACCTTCACCGATGATGCGCACCTGATGAAGATCATCGACAAGATCGTCTCGCGGGTCGGTCGCCGCATCGATGAGTCTAGCCCGATGGTGGACGCGCGCCTGCCCGACGGTTCACGCGTCAATGCCATCATTCCGCCGCTGGCCATTGATGGTCCCATCATGTCGATCCGCCGTTTTTCCGCCGAGCCGCTGCGCCTGGCCGACCTGGTCGAATACAAGAGCCTGACCGCCGACATGGCGGAAATCCTGCAAGGACTGGGCAAGGCCAAGCTCAACATCCTGATCTCCGGCGGCACCGGCAGCGGCAAGACCACCATGCTCAATGTCATCTCCGGTTTCATCGGCGCTTCCGAGCGCATAGTGACGGTCGAGGATGCGGCCGAGCTGCAGTTGCAGCAGCCGCATATCGTGCGCCTGGAGACGCGTCCGCCGAACATCGAAGGCAAGGGCGAGGTCACGCAGCGTGCGCTGGTGCGCAACGCGTTGCGCATGCGGCCGGACCGCATCATCCTCGGCGAGGTGCGCGGCGGCGAGGCGCTGGACATGCTGCAGGCCATGAATACCGGCCACGAAGGCTCGATGGCAACCATACACGCCAATACCCCGCGCGACGCGCTCACGCGGCTGGAGAACATGATCAGCATGGCGGCGGCGAGCCTGCCCACCAAGGCCATGCGGCAGCAGATCAGTTCGGCCATCAGTGTCGTGGTGCAGGTGGCGCGGCTGACCGATGGCAAGCGCAAGGTGATTTCGATTCAGGAGATTACCGGCATGGAGGGCGAGGTGATCACGATGCAGGAAATCTTCAGCTTCAGGCAGACCGGGCTGGGCGAGAACGGCGCCGTGGTGGGACATTTCTGTTCAAGCGGGGTACGCCCGCGATTCCTCGAGAGGCTGCGCACCTTCGGCATCGCCGTATCCGAAACCCTGTTCGACCCGACCAAGCAATATCACTAG
- a CDS encoding type II secretion system F family protein: MDYLYYLFGTLIFIAVVLLVEGVYLTWNSAKGPEAERVARRLRVMSAGGKGGDQAISIVKERLLSQTPTMQRILLQIPRVGTLDRLLQQSGLSWSVAELLGMSLLAFLVPFFAGGYFAVPLLLRLAVAGAAATLPIFYAMRAKDKRLNRIEQQLPDALDLMGRALRAGHAFPTALKMVGDEMNDPLASEFRAAFDEVNFGIAMPEALMNLATRVPSTDLRYFVIAVLIQRETGGNLSELLANISAIIRDRIKLMGQIRVLSAEGKMSAWVLSLLPFGAALMIQLTNPEFLEVLYTDPAGRKMLAGAAVMMVLGILAMRKIIRIRV, from the coding sequence ATGGACTACCTCTACTACCTCTTCGGTACGCTCATCTTCATCGCGGTCGTCCTCCTTGTCGAGGGCGTGTACCTCACCTGGAATTCCGCCAAGGGACCTGAAGCCGAGCGCGTCGCGCGCCGGTTACGCGTCATGTCGGCGGGCGGGAAGGGCGGTGACCAGGCCATTTCGATTGTCAAGGAACGGTTGCTGAGCCAGACTCCCACGATGCAGCGCATCCTGCTGCAGATCCCGCGCGTTGGCACGCTGGACCGCCTGCTGCAACAATCGGGGCTGTCCTGGAGTGTCGCCGAACTCCTCGGGATGAGCCTGCTGGCGTTTCTCGTCCCATTCTTTGCGGGTGGTTACTTTGCCGTGCCGTTGCTGCTCCGGCTGGCGGTCGCCGGCGCAGCAGCGACGCTGCCGATTTTTTATGCCATGAGGGCGAAGGACAAACGCCTCAATCGCATCGAGCAGCAACTGCCCGATGCGTTGGACCTCATGGGGCGGGCCTTGCGCGCCGGCCACGCCTTTCCGACCGCGCTGAAGATGGTCGGCGACGAGATGAACGATCCCCTGGCAAGCGAATTCCGCGCCGCTTTCGACGAGGTCAACTTCGGCATCGCCATGCCAGAGGCCCTGATGAACCTGGCAACGCGCGTTCCCAGCACCGATCTGCGCTACTTTGTGATCGCCGTTCTGATCCAGCGGGAAACCGGCGGCAACCTTTCCGAACTGCTGGCTAACATCAGCGCCATCATCCGCGACCGCATCAAGCTGATGGGCCAGATTCGCGTGCTGTCCGCCGAGGGCAAGATGTCTGCCTGGGTGCTGTCCTTGCTGCCATTCGGGGCGGCGCTCATGATCCAACTGACGAATCCGGAGTTTCTCGAGGTGCTGTACACCGATCCCGCCGGCCGCAAGATGCTGGCCGGCGCCGCCGTAATGATGGTGCTCGGCATCCTCGCAATGCGCAAGATTATCCGCATCCGGGTGTGA
- a CDS encoding type II secretion system F family protein, whose product MTPLQFAFLALLFLLVFGVVMLAQRLFASNPVQDRLDAVIGRPASAAGGEPSPWVAQIIKLTGPLAKLSVPDDGWENSILRTRFMNAGFRHRSAPAIFFTAKTVLAVGLPLTAFVVLSTSGAKYGANTFLFWLLGAAAIGYYLPNILLSNLIARRQREVFESFPDALDLMTVCVEAGLAMDAALARVATEIGLKSAVLADELHLVTLELRAGSAKEKALRNLALRTGVEDVDALVAMLIQAERFGTSIADSLRVQSDQLRTKRRQRAEEQAAKIALKLLFPLIFFIFPSLLVVLMGPAFIQIYRVLLPTMGGGN is encoded by the coding sequence ATGACCCCACTTCAATTTGCGTTTTTAGCCTTGCTTTTTCTGCTTGTGTTCGGTGTCGTAATGCTGGCACAGCGCCTGTTCGCTTCGAACCCCGTGCAGGACCGCCTGGATGCTGTCATCGGTCGGCCAGCCTCGGCTGCCGGCGGAGAGCCCAGTCCATGGGTGGCGCAAATCATCAAACTGACCGGCCCGCTGGCAAAGCTTTCCGTGCCCGATGATGGTTGGGAAAATTCAATCCTTCGTACCCGTTTCATGAATGCCGGGTTCCGCCACCGTTCCGCTCCGGCCATATTCTTCACAGCCAAAACCGTGCTGGCCGTTGGCCTGCCGCTGACGGCGTTTGTTGTCCTGAGTACCTCCGGCGCCAAGTACGGCGCCAACACTTTCCTGTTCTGGCTGCTCGGCGCGGCGGCCATCGGGTATTACCTGCCTAATATTTTGTTGAGTAACCTGATCGCGCGCCGCCAGCGCGAAGTCTTCGAGAGCTTTCCTGATGCGCTCGACCTGATGACCGTTTGTGTGGAGGCAGGGCTTGCGATGGACGCCGCGCTTGCCCGCGTCGCTACGGAGATCGGCTTGAAGAGTGCGGTTCTCGCCGATGAACTGCACCTGGTCACGCTCGAGCTGCGAGCCGGCAGCGCCAAGGAAAAGGCGTTGCGCAACCTGGCGCTTCGGACCGGCGTGGAGGATGTCGACGCGCTGGTAGCCATGCTCATCCAGGCGGAGCGTTTCGGCACCAGCATTGCCGATTCGCTGCGCGTGCAATCCGACCAGTTGCGCACCAAGCGTCGCCAGCGCGCCGAGGAACAGGCGGCAAAAATCGCGCTGAAGCTGCTGTTTCCGCTGATCTTTTTTATCTTCCCGTCGTTGCTGGTAGTGCTGATGGGGCCGGCATTCATTCAGATTTACCGCGTGCTGTTGCCCACCATGGGCGGCGGCAATTGA
- a CDS encoding LytR C-terminal domain-containing protein, whose protein sequence is MTIQPLLRVRHSADQSAATYYQLGKYYQERGNLDLAHKAYTQSIALDRRQLEARNALAAIYSRQGRLDEAKALLLQLVADFPAVAHPYNNLGYVYYLQGDFNAAVTTLQRALVLDSGNEWARNNLKAVQTALASHGERAAVAMELSPPAPATRPQGLANVVPPSVPQSRMEVVQIVPNVYELKLKAAVTPVVAERSVEKPALAAATSAPAIVTAAKTFNVEIANGNGITGMARRMRHVLGQRGIAVNRLSNQRPFKHLNTEIQYRVGYKQEAQALQIALRGYAVVVPVNDFSGNSDVRLVLGKDVVAQMARIEGSAIESPLALNVATN, encoded by the coding sequence ATGACCATACAGCCGCTGCTGCGGGTGCGCCATTCTGCTGACCAGAGCGCGGCAACCTACTATCAGCTCGGCAAATATTATCAGGAACGCGGCAACCTCGATCTTGCCCACAAGGCCTATACGCAATCGATCGCGCTCGACCGCCGGCAATTGGAAGCGCGCAACGCACTCGCCGCCATTTATTCCCGACAAGGCAGGCTGGATGAGGCGAAGGCCTTGCTGCTTCAACTCGTTGCCGACTTCCCCGCGGTTGCGCATCCGTATAACAACCTTGGTTATGTCTACTATTTGCAGGGTGATTTCAATGCGGCAGTGACAACCCTGCAACGCGCACTGGTGCTGGATTCAGGAAACGAGTGGGCACGTAACAATCTGAAGGCGGTGCAGACGGCACTGGCAAGCCATGGCGAGCGCGCTGCAGTCGCCATGGAGCTTTCCCCGCCGGCGCCCGCTACACGCCCGCAGGGGCTCGCAAACGTGGTCCCGCCGTCGGTGCCGCAATCGCGCATGGAGGTGGTGCAGATTGTGCCCAACGTGTATGAGCTCAAGCTGAAAGCCGCTGTCACGCCAGTCGTCGCTGAACGGTCTGTCGAGAAACCGGCTTTGGCAGCTGCGACCTCCGCCCCTGCTATCGTTACCGCTGCCAAAACGTTCAATGTGGAAATCGCCAATGGCAACGGCATCACCGGCATGGCAAGGCGGATGAGGCATGTGCTAGGCCAACGCGGCATCGCAGTGAATCGGCTTAGCAATCAACGTCCCTTTAAGCATCTGAATACGGAGATCCAGTATCGGGTCGGTTACAAGCAGGAGGCGCAAGCATTGCAGATCGCGTTGCGAGGCTATGCGGTTGTGGTACCGGTCAATGACTTTTCGGGCAATTCCGATGTGCGGCTGGTCCTGGGGAAAGACGTTGTCGCGCAGATGGCCCGGATCGAAGGCTCGGCTATCGAGTCGCCTTTGGCATTGAACGTGGCGACGAACTGA
- a CDS encoding Ig-like domain-containing protein: MFENMRLARKAKFFAVGMLGGLLVACGGGGGADQGCTNLDPARNPNLPSCGASTGSATSTTSAASAALAPLTLSLTDAAGATITSVSPDRAGTLQASVKDSKGNAAPNIAVTFTTTDKTGAFVPSSGTALTDASGVARVSLPAGTQAGAFTVTATAAVGSSTSTGAAGYTVTFPTLTLNPLTITPASLSAGGTASLSVTVLNGSSPFTSAQSISFTSPCATAGKATISSPVTTVNGVASTSYTDKGCGGADTITASTSLGGATFTQTGTVTVLGATAGQIAFVSALPQNIALKGTGGAGRQESSTLTFKVLDTNGNPVSGQSVGFSLNTRLGGLDLSPSLPPAPALGTVFATSAADGAVSIVVVAGTVNTPVRVTATLAGTSISTLSDQLVVSTGVPDQNSFSLSTQVFNVEGMNHDGCEGPVGSTVRVSLADHFNNPVPDGTAVSFTAEGGAIDASCLTGLIQVPQTDGTKVLKPGIPGQCSVRFCAASPRPADGRITILAYALGEESFADTNGNNLFESGEEFQDLGEPFRNDRAITNLNANANWGVIANSLVPANPDNIWATGNATRAPGEIFIDTNSSGTWTSLGDVIYNGVLKSPQTFNNQATHVRGALVQVLSTSEANITAIDAVPVALSHCVDGTAFANTAKTIRLAIRDGNVTVFPGNKAGVAPLVLPFDLPGNILPAGTKIEFTASNGTILSGASFIVPNTNEPSAAAWIYPVLIQSDAVQGGAPALACINQVASGLLTVKVTTPLGIITTQSYPVTD; this comes from the coding sequence ATGTTTGAGAATATGAGACTCGCAAGGAAAGCAAAGTTTTTCGCGGTCGGCATGCTGGGTGGATTGCTGGTTGCTTGCGGCGGCGGCGGCGGGGCCGATCAAGGATGTACGAACCTCGATCCAGCGCGCAATCCGAATTTGCCGTCGTGCGGGGCAAGCACTGGCTCGGCCACGTCGACAACTTCGGCAGCTTCGGCAGCACTCGCCCCGCTTACGCTTTCATTGACCGACGCGGCCGGCGCGACCATCACATCGGTTTCTCCTGACCGCGCCGGAACGCTTCAAGCGTCAGTGAAAGACAGCAAGGGGAACGCCGCGCCAAACATCGCGGTCACCTTCACCACGACGGATAAAACAGGTGCGTTCGTGCCTTCGTCCGGCACGGCGTTGACCGATGCGAGCGGCGTGGCGCGGGTAAGCTTGCCAGCGGGGACCCAGGCAGGCGCATTCACGGTGACAGCCACCGCCGCCGTCGGCAGTTCGACTTCCACGGGAGCGGCCGGGTACACGGTCACGTTTCCGACGCTCACGCTGAATCCACTGACGATCACGCCCGCAAGCCTCTCGGCTGGTGGAACGGCAAGCCTCAGTGTGACTGTATTGAACGGGTCGAGCCCGTTCACTTCCGCGCAGTCCATCAGCTTCACTTCCCCGTGCGCGACTGCGGGAAAAGCGACGATCAGCTCGCCGGTTACCACGGTAAACGGTGTGGCGAGCACTTCATACACGGACAAGGGCTGTGGCGGAGCTGACACGATCACGGCTTCAACCAGCCTGGGCGGTGCGACCTTTACCCAGACCGGAACCGTGACCGTGCTGGGAGCGACAGCCGGCCAGATCGCATTCGTTTCGGCGCTACCGCAAAATATTGCATTGAAAGGCACTGGCGGCGCCGGTCGTCAGGAAAGCTCTACCTTGACTTTCAAGGTGCTTGACACGAATGGCAATCCTGTTTCCGGACAAAGCGTCGGTTTTTCCTTGAATACAAGGTTAGGCGGACTTGATCTGAGTCCATCACTTCCCCCTGCGCCCGCACTTGGAACGGTTTTTGCGACGTCAGCTGCAGATGGTGCCGTGTCCATTGTTGTCGTAGCCGGGACTGTCAATACACCGGTGCGCGTGACGGCGACCTTGGCTGGTACTTCGATCAGCACCTTGTCTGATCAGCTTGTGGTATCGACGGGCGTACCTGATCAAAACAGTTTTTCGCTGAGTACTCAGGTATTCAATGTCGAAGGCATGAATCACGACGGTTGCGAAGGCCCGGTTGGCTCGACGGTCAGGGTCAGTCTTGCCGACCACTTCAATAATCCTGTGCCCGATGGTACCGCCGTAAGCTTCACCGCCGAAGGAGGCGCGATCGATGCATCGTGTCTGACAGGTCTGATCCAGGTCCCGCAGACCGACGGCACCAAGGTTCTAAAGCCAGGTATTCCCGGCCAATGCAGCGTGCGGTTCTGCGCCGCAAGCCCGCGTCCCGCCGACGGACGCATAACTATCCTTGCTTATGCACTGGGCGAGGAAAGCTTTGCCGATACGAACGGAAATAACCTGTTTGAATCCGGTGAAGAATTCCAGGATCTGGGAGAACCATTCAGAAATGATCGCGCAATCACAAATCTGAACGCAAACGCAAACTGGGGCGTGATTGCAAACTCACTTGTTCCGGCGAACCCCGATAATATCTGGGCGACGGGCAACGCGACTCGGGCTCCAGGTGAAATATTCATCGACACCAATTCGAGCGGCACGTGGACTAGCTTAGGCGATGTAATTTATAATGGGGTCCTGAAGTCTCCTCAGACCTTCAACAATCAGGCGACTCATGTGCGCGGCGCTTTGGTTCAGGTGTTGTCCACGAGCGAGGCGAATATTACGGCGATTGACGCTGTGCCGGTCGCCTTGAGCCATTGTGTTGACGGCACGGCGTTTGCGAACACGGCAAAAACCATCCGCCTTGCCATTCGGGACGGTAACGTGACAGTATTTCCCGGTAATAAGGCGGGTGTCGCGCCACTGGTTCTGCCCTTTGATTTGCCCGGAAATATTCTACCGGCTGGTACAAAGATTGAGTTCACTGCTTCCAATGGCACGATACTGAGCGGCGCGAGCTTTATCGTGCCCAATACCAATGAGCCGAGCGCTGCAGCGTGGATATATCCGGTGCTTATTCAGAGCGATGCCGTACAAGGCGGCGCGCCAGCTCTTGCTTGCATCAACCAGGTCGCAAGTGGATTATTGACGGTGAAAGTGACGACACCGCTCGGGATAATCACAACGCAGTCTTACCCGGTTACCGATTAG
- a CDS encoding DNA-3-methyladenine glycosylase gives MRKLPRSFYARDTVKVARELLGKYLVHVIDGVPHIGRIVETEAYIGVHDLAAHSSRGITPRTRVMFGPPGFAYVYLIYGMYHCINVVTEREGNGAAVLLRALEPIRNLDGKTSGPGLLCKAMGIDLRLNAHDLSSDDLYIADDGAPQSQTIVNRPRIGVDYAGEWSGRELRFYIQGNPCISKK, from the coding sequence ATGCGCAAGCTGCCCCGCTCCTTCTACGCGCGCGACACGGTCAAGGTCGCGCGCGAGTTGCTCGGCAAGTATCTGGTCCATGTGATTGACGGCGTGCCCCATATCGGCCGCATCGTCGAGACCGAAGCCTATATCGGTGTGCATGACCTGGCGGCGCATTCATCCCGGGGCATTACCCCGCGCACCAGGGTCATGTTCGGTCCGCCCGGTTTCGCCTACGTTTACCTGATATATGGCATGTACCACTGCATCAATGTGGTGACCGAGCGCGAAGGGAACGGCGCCGCCGTATTGTTGCGGGCGCTGGAGCCGATCCGCAACCTGGACGGCAAAACCAGCGGGCCGGGCCTGCTGTGCAAAGCGATGGGGATTGACTTGCGCCTGAATGCGCATGACTTGTCGAGCGACGATTTATATATCGCCGACGACGGCGCACCGCAATCGCAGACCATCGTCAATCGACCCCGCATCGGCGTCGATTACGCCGGCGAGTGGTCCGGTCGCGAATTGCGCTTTTATATCCAGGGTAATCCCTGCATATCGAAAAAATAA
- the cynS gene encoding cyanase, translating into MDRNEVTKKILTTKVKNKLSWAAIAEKIGQSKEWTTAAMLGQMTFDARQAAVAKELFGLTDEETAWLQIVPYKGSLPTPVPTDPLIYRWYEIVSVYGTTIKELIHEEFGDGIMSAIDFSMDITREADPKGDRVNVVLSGKFLPYKQY; encoded by the coding sequence ATGGACCGCAATGAAGTGACGAAAAAAATCCTGACCACCAAAGTCAAAAACAAACTGAGCTGGGCAGCGATTGCCGAGAAAATCGGCCAGAGCAAGGAATGGACGACCGCCGCCATGCTGGGGCAGATGACCTTCGATGCCAGGCAGGCAGCCGTGGCCAAGGAACTGTTCGGTCTGACCGACGAGGAAACCGCCTGGCTGCAGATCGTGCCGTACAAGGGGTCGTTGCCGACGCCGGTGCCGACCGATCCGTTGATCTATCGCTGGTACGAGATCGTCAGCGTGTATGGCACCACCATCAAGGAATTGATCCATGAAGAGTTTGGCGACGGCATCATGAGCGCCATCGACTTTTCCATGGATATCACGCGCGAAGCCGACCCCAAGGGCGATCGCGTCAATGTCGTCTTGAGCGGCAAGTTCCTGCCGTACAAGCAGTACTGA
- a CDS encoding AI-2E family transporter produces MVYPELQNKFFLFLLATVSIVFGWILLPFFGAIFWGAAFAILFSPLFRKLLVRFGGRRNLAAAVTLLLCVLVVILPLILLVSSLVSEGTRLLEALRAAPLDFGAYHQKIMHLLPDWLAGILARQGWTDMTVLQAKLSAVLAEGSQVMLARVFNIGQDTFDFLVSFAAMLYLLFFLLRDGASVADSIRRALPISNEHQRLLVGKFNTVLRATVKGNILVAAAQGALGGLTFALLGVPGALLWGAVMAFLSLLPAVGAALVWGPVAIYLLVTGELWKGVILIAVGTLVIGMIDNVLRPILVGKDTQMPDYLVLISTLGGLALFGLTGFVLGPVVAALFIAAWDLFRIEKEGRKA; encoded by the coding sequence ATGGTTTATCCCGAACTGCAAAACAAATTCTTCCTGTTCCTGCTGGCGACCGTATCCATCGTATTCGGCTGGATCCTGCTGCCGTTTTTTGGCGCCATCTTCTGGGGAGCGGCGTTCGCCATCCTGTTTTCGCCGCTGTTTCGCAAGCTCCTGGTGCGCTTCGGCGGCAGGCGCAACCTGGCGGCGGCCGTCACGCTGCTGCTGTGCGTGCTGGTCGTGATCCTGCCGCTCATCCTGCTGGTATCCTCGCTGGTCAGCGAAGGCACCCGGCTGCTCGAAGCCTTGCGTGCCGCGCCGCTCGACTTCGGCGCCTACCACCAGAAGATCATGCATCTGCTGCCGGACTGGCTGGCCGGCATACTGGCGCGTCAGGGATGGACCGACATGACGGTACTGCAGGCGAAACTCAGCGCCGTGCTGGCGGAGGGCAGCCAGGTCATGCTGGCGCGGGTATTCAACATCGGCCAGGACACTTTCGATTTCCTGGTGAGCTTCGCAGCCATGCTGTACCTGCTGTTTTTCCTGTTGCGCGACGGCGCCAGCGTGGCCGACAGTATCCGCCGCGCCCTCCCCATCAGTAACGAACACCAGCGGCTTTTGGTCGGCAAGTTCAACACCGTGCTGCGCGCCACGGTCAAGGGCAACATCCTGGTGGCTGCGGCGCAAGGCGCGCTGGGCGGACTGACCTTCGCATTGCTCGGCGTGCCGGGGGCGCTGCTGTGGGGCGCCGTGATGGCTTTCCTGTCGCTGCTGCCGGCAGTGGGGGCGGCGCTGGTCTGGGGGCCGGTGGCAATCTACCTGCTGGTCACCGGTGAGCTCTGGAAAGGCGTCATCCTGATTGCCGTTGGCACTTTAGTGATCGGCATGATCGACAACGTGCTGCGCCCCATCCTGGTGGGCAAGGACACGCAAATGCCGGATTACCTCGTGCTGATTTCGACGCTGGGCGGGCTGGCGCTGTTCGGGCTTACCGGCTTCGTGCTGGGGCCGGTAGTGGCGGCGTTGTTCATCGCCGCATGGGACCTGTTCCGCATTGAAAAGGAGGGACGCAAGGCTTAG